From the Micromonospora echinospora genome, the window TCCCCAGATGGTCGTTCGCTGCTGCCAGGCCACTCGGCCATCGGGGTCGACCAGTTCGGTGGGCGTCCCGGTCAGGTCGGCGACGATCGCGTAGAAGCGGCGGTCCACCTCGGACTGGTCGAGCGCCGAGCCGTCGGTCTGGCTGATCGGGGTGAACGAGTCCGGGGCGTACTCCCAGGTGCTGGTGAGGTCGCCGGTTTCGTCCCGGTGGGTCTGCTCGATCAGGCGCGGTCCGTCCCAGGCGAAGTCGACCTGCTCGACCACTTCCCCGCCGGCGTCGAGACGCTGCTTGGCGACCCGCCGGCCGAGGGCGTCGTAGCGGTAGCGCCAGCGGGTGCCATCCGGTGTGGTCACCCCGACCAGTCGGTCGTCGCTGTCCCACGTGTACCGCCAGGTCGACGGCTTGGTCGAGCGCTCCTTGCGTTGCCGCAGCACGACCCGCCCGGCGTCGTCGTGCTCGTACCGGATGTTCCCGGCCCGGCGGATCAGGGTGCCGGTGTACTCGCGGTCGCCCTGTGCGGCCCCGTCGTCTCCTGCGTCGGGCCAGGCCGCGCTGGTCAGGTTGCCGGCGTCGTCGTAGGCGTAACGCTCGGTCCAGTTGGCCGCCCGGACGGCGGTGATCCGGCCCGCCCGGTCCAGTTCCAGCCGACGTTCACCGGTCACCTGGTCGGTGATGTCGACCAGGTAGCCGTCGGCGCGGTACCGGTAGGCCCGGTGGGCTACCAGTTCCGGCACGCCGGCCAGGACATCCGACCCGGCAGTCGGGTTCGCGGTGAGAGCCTGGGAGAGCAGGCGGTGGTTCGGGTCCCAGGTCTGGGTGAGGACGAGCGCACCGACGCTGCGCCGGGTCTCCCGGCCGGCGGCGTCGTGCGTGAACCGGATCGTCTGCCCGCCGGTGTGCAGAGCCACCGGGCGGTGGCCGGCGTCGTAGTCCCAGGTGCTCTCCAGTCCGGAGGGAGTACGCCGGTGGGTGCGTCGGCCGAGGGCGTCGTAGGTCGAGGTGACCCGGTGCCCATCGCAGATCTCGGCGAGCACCCGGCCGAGCGGATCCCGCTCGAACTGGAGGTCGACGTCCGGCGAGGCGGCGTGCGACAGCCGCCCGACCGGGTCGTACCGGAGGATGGTGACGCCCTCGGCGGTACGCCTCTCGACGATGTTGCCCAGCTCGTCGCGGACCAGCTCGACCTGCTGGTCGGCACCGTTGGTGCGGGCCACGAGCTGACCGGCGGCGTCCAGGGTGTAGGTCTGCCTCCGGCCGTTGAAGTCGGTCTCGGCGACCAGGCGGCCGGCCGGGTCGTAGTCGTACCGCCAGGTCAGGCCCTGCGGGTTGGTGACCGTGGTGAGGCGCAGTTCGGTGTCGTAGGCGAAGGTCAGCCGGCCGCCGTCCGGGCCGGTGCGGGACACCGGCAGGTCGAAGGGGCCGATCGCGAACTCGGTGGTGGCCCCGGTCGGGTCGGTGTGGGTGACCAGGTTGCCTTCGGCGTCGTACGTCCACTCCTCGTGCGCGCCGTCCGGGGTACGCCGCCAGGCCAGGTGTCCGTCCGACGTCCAGCCGAGGTAGGTGGTGCCGCCCACCGGGTCGGTCATCTCGGTGACCCGCCCGGCCGTGTCCCGCTGACAGCTGGTCACCGCACCGGTCGCGTCGGTGATCCGGCTGAACAGGCCGGCGGCGTCGGTCTCCACCCGTAGGGCGTTGCCGAGCGCGTCCACCACCTCGGCGAGGTGGCCTGCGTCGTCGTAGTGGTAGTGGGTGACCGCCCCGGTCGGGTCGGTGACCATGGTCAGGTTGCCGCGTTCGTCGTACGCGCGCCGCCAGGTCGCACCGTCGAAGTCGGTGACAACCACCGGTTGGCGGAGGCCGTTGTACGACGCGGTCGCCCGGCTCCCGTCCGGGCGCACGACCTCGACCAGGTTTCCGTCGTCATCGTAGTGATAACGGAGGATTCGCCCGAGGGCGTCCGTCTCTGTCGACTTTCGGTCGTATCGATCCCAGATGCAGGTGCTGGCGTTTCCGAGCGGGTCGGTGACTCGTTGACTCTGCCCACGTTCGTTCAGCTCGTAGACGGTGGCGTGGCCGAGCGAGTCGACCACCGTGGTCGTCCGGGCGTCCGGGTCGTAGTGCAGCCGGGCGGCCAGGTATCCCCCGGTCCCGGTGGCGGTCACGCACCGCCCGTGCTCGTCGTAGGCGTACGCGTACTCCTGTTCGTTCCGGTCCTGCCAACGGAGCAGGCGGCCCTCGTCGTCGTACCCGAACCGCAGCGGACGGCCCGACTCGTTGACGACCTCGGCGAGGTGGCCCCGCTCGTCGTAGCCGAACCGGACGAGGACCCGCGCGTCGCCGGAGGCGTCCGCGTCGAGCAGGCTCAGGGCCGCCACCCGGCCCCCAAGGGTGTCGACCGCGATCCGGTACCCGCCGCTGTGCCGGATCTCCGCGATCTCGCCGTCCCGCCAGTCGAGGTCGATCCGGTGGCCGTTCCGGTCCGTCACGGCAACCAGTGGCAGCACCCGGACCGGTTCGCCGTCCTCCGGTCCCGGGTGGCCGGGCACCTCGCGGAAGTGCAGGGTCCGGCCACTCTCGGATTGATCGACGCGGTACCCGTCGGCGGTCGGGGTGAGCGGCCACCGTGGCCCCGACTCGGGCAGGGTGCGCACGTCGACGGCACCGGGCTGCGAATAGGTGAGGAGCATGCCGTCCTCGGCCACGAGGCAGGCACCGGCGTCGTCGAGTTCGAGCCGCTGGTCGAGGGTGGACGCCCAGGAGGTGCCGAACCACCGGCCGACCCGGTAGGACGACAGGTGGCTGCGGCTGAGGACGAGCGGCAGTAGGCCGGGCAGCTCGACGTCGGTCTGGGTGAGGACGACCTCACCGCTGGCGATGTCGATCGGGTCGGCCGCGCACCGACGTGCCCCCAGGGGAATGCTCGGGCGGGGCATGTTCGCCAGCGCCTGGCGTGCCCTGCCGAATCCGTTGCCGAGTGCGGACAGCCCGCGCCCGGCCAGGGCCGCGACCGGTCTGCCCAGCATCGCCAAGCGGCCGATGGGTACGACGGTGAGCACCCCGTCGATCAGGATCTGGGTGAGGCTGCCCTTCCCGGTGGCCGCGTAGACCGACGCGTCGATCAGCAGCGCGGTGGCACCGGCCGCGATGGCGATCGGTCCCATGACGGGCGCGA encodes:
- a CDS encoding DUF6531 domain-containing protein, with protein sequence MAEFPAHLFRIEGDPSAIRSSAGKWHDFGTAATQAASEITRLDTSQFVGPEGDQFRKGLNASMPGNLRITGDAFGKVSTSLRTFADTLSGLQDEMRPLAQRAPGLWAALQAARGRAERARDADARHEREAAARPPEDTEPDTYQSDSGAAGAALSQAQREWDACVAAANGLRTRQTNAVRDCVRVINEAKDLRFRENPKWWNLKGQFTNFVRDNQELLQKLSGALKIVSLVAGLLSFIPILAPVMGPIAIAAGATALLIDASVYAATGKGSLTQILIDGVLTVVPIGRLAMLGRPVAALAGRGLSALGNGFGRARQALANMPRPSIPLGARRCAADPIDIASGEVVLTQTDVELPGLLPLVLSRSHLSSYRVGRWFGTSWASTLDQRLELDDAGACLVAEDGMLLTYSQPGAVDVRTLPESGPRWPLTPTADGYRVDQSESGRTLHFREVPGHPGPEDGEPVRVLPLVAVTDRNGHRIDLDWRDGEIAEIRHSGGYRIAVDTLGGRVAALSLLDADASGDARVLVRFGYDERGHLAEVVNESGRPLRFGYDDEGRLLRWQDRNEQEYAYAYDEHGRCVTATGTGGYLAARLHYDPDARTTTVVDSLGHATVYELNERGQSQRVTDPLGNASTCIWDRYDRKSTETDALGRILRYHYDDDGNLVEVVRPDGSRATASYNGLRQPVVVTDFDGATWRRAYDERGNLTMVTDPTGAVTHYHYDDAGHLAEVVDALGNALRVETDAAGLFSRITDATGAVTSCQRDTAGRVTEMTDPVGGTTYLGWTSDGHLAWRRTPDGAHEEWTYDAEGNLVTHTDPTGATTEFAIGPFDLPVSRTGPDGGRLTFAYDTELRLTTVTNPQGLTWRYDYDPAGRLVAETDFNGRRQTYTLDAAGQLVARTNGADQQVELVRDELGNIVERRTAEGVTILRYDPVGRLSHAASPDVDLQFERDPLGRVLAEICDGHRVTSTYDALGRRTHRRTPSGLESTWDYDAGHRPVALHTGGQTIRFTHDAAGRETRRSVGALVLTQTWDPNHRLLSQALTANPTAGSDVLAGVPELVAHRAYRYRADGYLVDITDQVTGERRLELDRAGRITAVRAANWTERYAYDDAGNLTSAAWPDAGDDGAAQGDREYTGTLIRRAGNIRYEHDDAGRVVLRQRKERSTKPSTWRYTWDSDDRLVGVTTPDGTRWRYRYDALGRRVAKQRLDAGGEVVEQVDFAWDGPRLIEQTHRDETGDLTSTWEYAPDSFTPISQTDGSALDQSEVDRRFYAIVADLTGTPTELVDPDGRVAWQQRTTIWGIPTHVSADGTDCPLRFPGQLRDPETGASYNYHRYYDPETARYACADPLGLDAGPDPHAYVANPTFEIDPLGLVPCPLNALKRLGHKIARGNNYIRIGRVTDGTPVRVSIGPAPKHYKNLGPIGKALSPVHLHLELRKVGVDFNWFGKSFYKKW